From the Pirellulales bacterium genome, one window contains:
- the trxA gene encoding thioredoxin: MAANVSEFTDSNFESEVLSSDVPVLVDFWAPWCGPCRQIAPMIEELAKENSGVKIGKINIDDSPRFAEKYQVQSIPTLMLFKGGQPFRTLVGVRPKSQLQSLLDEAKG, translated from the coding sequence ATGGCTGCCAATGTTTCCGAATTCACCGACTCGAACTTCGAGAGCGAAGTCTTGTCGTCGGATGTGCCCGTGTTGGTCGATTTCTGGGCCCCTTGGTGCGGGCCTTGCCGTCAGATCGCGCCGATGATCGAAGAGCTCGCCAAGGAGAACTCGGGCGTGAAGATCGGCAAGATCAACATCGACGACAGCCCTCGCTTCGCCGAGAAGTATCAGGTCCAGAGCATTCCTACGCTGATGTTGTTCAAGGGTGGTCAGCCCTTCCGCACGCTGGTCGGCGTGCGTCCGAAGTCGCAACTGCAAAGCTTGCTTGACGAAGCAAAGGGTTGA